In the genome of Heterodontus francisci isolate sHetFra1 chromosome 15, sHetFra1.hap1, whole genome shotgun sequence, one region contains:
- the pdzd11 gene encoding PDZ domain-containing protein 11 isoform X2, whose amino-acid sequence MSNRIYADPKGSYDDYQYPVVFLPPYENPPPWIPVHERLHHPDYNNELTQFLPRIIHLKKPSGAQLGFNIRGGKASQLGIFISKVIPDSDADHAGLQEGDQVLAVNDIDFQDIEHSKAVEILKSAREITMRVRYFPYNFRRQKERTVH is encoded by the exons ATGTCGAACCGAATATATGCAGACCCAAAAGGCAGTTATGATGACTATCAGTATCCAGTGGTGTTTTTGCCACCATACGAAAATCCTCCTCCTTGGATCCCAGTGCATGAG AGGTTACATCACCCGGACTACAATAATGAGCTGACCCAGTTTTTGCCTCGAATAATCCATCTGAAGAAACCCTCTGGGGCCCAG CTTGGATTCAACATCCGAGGGGGCAAGGCATCACAGCTTGGTATCTTCATATCAAAG GTAATTCCTGATTCTGATGCAGATCATGCAGGTCTGCAGGAAGGAGATCAAGTCCTTGCTGTGAATGACATTGACTTTCAGGACATAGAACATAGCAAG GCTGTTGAGATCCTAAAATCTGCCAGAGAAATTACAATGAGGGTTCGCTATTTTCCATACA ACTTTCGCAGGCAGAAGGAAAGGACAGTTCATTAA
- the pdzd11 gene encoding PDZ domain-containing protein 11 isoform X1: protein MNRSTGLVLQQILLDSVRDCGPMSNRIYADPKGSYDDYQYPVVFLPPYENPPPWIPVHERLHHPDYNNELTQFLPRIIHLKKPSGAQLGFNIRGGKASQLGIFISKVIPDSDADHAGLQEGDQVLAVNDIDFQDIEHSKAVEILKSAREITMRVRYFPYNFRRQKERTVH from the exons ATTTTACTGGATTCTGTCAGAGATTGTGGACCAATGTCGAACCGAATATATGCAGACCCAAAAGGCAGTTATGATGACTATCAGTATCCAGTGGTGTTTTTGCCACCATACGAAAATCCTCCTCCTTGGATCCCAGTGCATGAG AGGTTACATCACCCGGACTACAATAATGAGCTGACCCAGTTTTTGCCTCGAATAATCCATCTGAAGAAACCCTCTGGGGCCCAG CTTGGATTCAACATCCGAGGGGGCAAGGCATCACAGCTTGGTATCTTCATATCAAAG GTAATTCCTGATTCTGATGCAGATCATGCAGGTCTGCAGGAAGGAGATCAAGTCCTTGCTGTGAATGACATTGACTTTCAGGACATAGAACATAGCAAG GCTGTTGAGATCCTAAAATCTGCCAGAGAAATTACAATGAGGGTTCGCTATTTTCCATACA ACTTTCGCAGGCAGAAGGAAAGGACAGTTCATTAA